One genomic window of Paracoccus alcaliphilus includes the following:
- a CDS encoding response regulator transcription factor encodes MAHILVVEDDSDIASLLSRGLGAAGHRVEWAETSDAAARLLARKGCDAAIIDMMLGDESGAVLLADLRAKGHRMPAIMLSALSRIEDRAEGLEAGAQDYVVKPFQLSELLARLEVQLHRAAPREAPIILARLHYDPLNRIVTRSDASGSDRPVVMTEREGDLLAYLLARPGQVLTRGELFDALWAQHGGSTENVVDVYLGYLRRKLGNFEPYGLTLRTLRRRGFVLSAEDTE; translated from the coding sequence ATGGCGCATATCCTTGTAGTCGAAGACGATTCCGACATCGCCTCGCTGTTGTCGCGGGGGCTGGGCGCGGCCGGGCATCGCGTGGAATGGGCGGAAACGTCGGACGCCGCCGCGCGTCTGCTGGCCCGCAAGGGATGCGACGCGGCGATCATCGACATGATGCTGGGCGATGAAAGCGGCGCGGTGCTGCTGGCGGATCTGCGTGCCAAGGGCCATCGGATGCCCGCGATCATGCTGTCGGCCCTGTCGCGGATCGAGGATCGGGCCGAGGGACTGGAGGCGGGCGCGCAGGATTATGTCGTCAAGCCGTTCCAGCTGTCCGAATTGCTGGCCCGGCTGGAGGTGCAGCTGCACCGCGCCGCCCCGCGAGAGGCGCCGATCATACTGGCAAGGCTGCATTACGACCCGCTCAACCGGATCGTGACCCGGTCTGATGCCAGTGGCTCCGACCGGCCCGTGGTGATGACCGAGCGCGAGGGTGACCTGCTGGCCTATCTGCTGGCGCGGCCCGGCCAGGTGCTGACGCGAGGGGAACTGTTCGACGCGCTGTGGGCCCAGCATGGCGGCTCGACCGAAAATGTCGTTGATGTCTATCTGGGCTATCTGCGCAGGAAACTTGGAAATTTTGAACCGTACGGCCTGACGCTGCGCACGCTGCGCCGCCGCGGTTTCGTGTTGTCGGCAGAGGATACCGAATGA
- a CDS encoding acylphosphatase codes for MDFESGEFGRGGQELCAVELIYRGTLGEPFVAFAIARARRLSLNGWISPGPDGVRIAAQGPQAMVDAFEIVCSLGPIEADVREWGRSDTQPGMNSDGFERR; via the coding sequence TTGGACTTTGAAAGCGGCGAATTCGGGCGGGGCGGGCAAGAGCTTTGCGCGGTCGAACTGATCTATCGCGGCACCCTGGGCGAGCCTTTCGTGGCCTTCGCCATAGCCCGCGCCCGCAGGCTGAGCCTGAATGGCTGGATCAGCCCCGGGCCCGATGGCGTCAGGATCGCGGCGCAGGGGCCGCAGGCGATGGTCGATGCGTTCGAGATCGTGTGCAGCCTTGGCCCGATCGAGGCCGATGTGCGGGAATGGGGCCGCAGCGATACGCAGCCCGGCATGAACAGCGACGGGTTCGAGCGGCGTTGA
- a CDS encoding ATP-binding cassette domain-containing protein, whose amino-acid sequence MISEPGAGDDPPALDIQGVSHRFGAIEALRDVSFRVGPGSFCALLGINGAGKTTLFSLITRLYDSTSGRISVDGFDARRQPGRALARLGVVFQSRALDADLTLRQNLAYHAALHGIGGRAARRRIAEVLELVDLTDKVTARASTLSGGQQRRAEIARALLHRPRLLLLDEATAGLDLRARADVLALTRRLISEEGVSTLWATHIFDEIAPSDHVVLLHRGQVLADTLAADLAGDETLSEVFLRRTGITAEEME is encoded by the coding sequence ATGATTTCGGAACCGGGCGCGGGGGATGATCCCCCCGCGCTTGACATACAGGGCGTCAGCCATCGTTTCGGCGCGATCGAAGCCCTGCGCGACGTCAGTTTCCGCGTCGGCCCGGGCAGCTTCTGCGCCCTTCTGGGCATCAATGGCGCGGGCAAGACGACGCTGTTTTCGCTGATCACCCGGCTTTACGATTCCACATCCGGCAGGATTTCGGTGGATGGGTTCGACGCGCGCCGTCAGCCGGGCAGGGCGCTGGCGCGGCTGGGCGTGGTGTTCCAAAGCCGGGCGCTGGATGCCGATCTGACCCTGCGCCAGAACCTTGCCTATCACGCCGCCTTGCACGGGATCGGCGGGCGTGCCGCGCGCAGGCGTATCGCCGAGGTGCTGGAACTGGTCGATCTGACCGACAAGGTCACGGCCCGCGCCTCGACCCTGTCGGGCGGCCAGCAGCGCCGGGCCGAGATCGCGCGCGCCCTGCTGCACCGTCCCCGGCTGTTGCTGCTGGACGAGGCGACGGCGGGGCTGGACCTGCGGGCGCGGGCCGATGTGCTGGCGCTGACGCGACGGCTGATCTCGGAAGAAGGCGTCTCGACCCTCTGGGCCACGCATATCTTCGACGAGATCGCGCCCTCGGATCATGTCGTGCTGCTGCATCGGGGGCAGGTGCTGGCCGATACGCTGGCCGCCGATCTGGCAGGGGATGAAACCTTGAGCGAGGTTTTCCTGCGCCGGACTGGCATCACGGCGGAGGAGATGGAATGA
- a CDS encoding ABC transporter substrate-binding protein codes for MREIHRLAAASVVLCLAAALPARADVEYRAAVLRVDAQGTAPISRLDLKPDDLGFAGAELGTADNATTGGFMGQSFTTETVAATPDTAEDELTRLLDEGFSYIVLLADAPMTVQLADLAGERALVFNAFASDDSLRGADCRANLLHVAPSDAMLADALAQYLVWKRWSDWYLIEGSHPQDQALADAYRRAAEKFGARIVEERVYEDTGGARRTDSGHVQVQAQMPVFTQRARDHHVVVAADRAGVFADWLPYHTWDARPVSGSAGLVPESWHPAHEAWGATQFQTRFEKLANRPARDEDYQVWMALRAIGEAATRTQGGDFAAIRDFILSEDFDLAAFKGQSLSFRDWDGQLRQPVLLSAGNVVASVSPQEGFLHQVSQLDTLGIDRSESECKR; via the coding sequence ATGCGGGAAATTCATCGACTCGCTGCGGCGAGTGTTGTTCTTTGTCTTGCTGCGGCGCTGCCAGCGCGGGCCGATGTCGAATACCGGGCCGCCGTGCTGCGGGTGGATGCGCAGGGGACCGCGCCGATTTCGCGGCTGGACCTGAAACCGGACGATCTTGGATTCGCGGGGGCCGAACTGGGCACCGCCGACAATGCCACGACCGGCGGCTTCATGGGACAAAGCTTTACCACCGAAACGGTCGCCGCCACGCCCGACACAGCCGAGGACGAACTGACCCGGCTGCTGGATGAAGGGTTTTCCTATATCGTGCTGCTGGCCGATGCGCCGATGACGGTGCAGCTGGCTGATCTGGCGGGCGAACGGGCGCTGGTCTTCAACGCCTTCGCAAGCGACGATTCGCTGCGCGGCGCGGATTGCCGGGCGAACCTGCTGCATGTCGCACCATCGGATGCGATGCTGGCCGATGCGCTGGCACAATATCTGGTCTGGAAGCGGTGGAGCGACTGGTATCTGATCGAGGGCAGCCACCCGCAGGATCAGGCGCTGGCCGACGCCTATCGCCGCGCGGCCGAGAAATTCGGCGCCCGGATCGTCGAGGAACGGGTCTATGAGGATACCGGCGGCGCAAGGCGCACCGACAGCGGTCATGTGCAGGTGCAGGCGCAGATGCCGGTCTTTACCCAGCGGGCGCGGGATCATCATGTGGTCGTCGCCGCCGACAGGGCAGGGGTCTTTGCCGACTGGCTGCCCTATCACACATGGGACGCGCGGCCGGTGTCTGGATCGGCGGGGCTGGTGCCCGAAAGCTGGCATCCCGCGCATGAGGCATGGGGCGCGACCCAGTTCCAGACCCGGTTCGAGAAGCTGGCGAACCGCCCGGCGCGGGACGAGGATTATCAGGTCTGGATGGCACTGCGCGCGATCGGAGAGGCCGCGACCCGCACTCAGGGCGGCGATTTCGCGGCGATCCGCGATTTCATCCTGTCCGAAGATTTCGACCTGGCGGCCTTCAAGGGCCAGAGCCTGAGCTTCCGCGACTGGGACGGTCAGCTGCGCCAGCCGGTGCTGCTGAGCGCGGGCAATGTCGTGGCCTCGGTCAGCCCGCAGGAAGGGTTTCTGCATCAGGTCAGCCAGCTTGACACTCTGGGCATCGACCGGAGTGAATCGGAATGCAAGCGATAA
- a CDS encoding substrate-binding domain-containing protein, with translation MMRPLLPAVLLAALASGAGAQVADLVDRSALRVCADPANSPLSSEDGSGFENRIAELLAAEMGVPVQYTWFPQVIGFVRQTLSAGRCDLVIGFAQGDELVLNTNHYYTSTHVLVVRSDSDLTEVDHLADPALKGRRIGVVAGAPPTTHVARLGMMNDAKPYDLMTDRRVENPAGDMLQDVQDGVTDAALMWGPIAGPLVKDNPELTMIPLLKESGPPRVFFRITMGVRAGEDVWKRQMNSMIRRHQDEIDAILRDAGVPLVDDYGKSLKPEAEAAEL, from the coding sequence ATGATGCGGCCCCTTCTTCCGGCCGTGTTGCTGGCGGCTCTGGCCAGCGGGGCGGGCGCGCAGGTGGCCGATCTGGTTGACCGCTCGGCCCTGCGGGTCTGCGCCGATCCGGCCAACTCGCCGCTGTCGTCAGAGGATGGCAGCGGCTTCGAGAACCGGATCGCCGAACTGCTTGCGGCCGAGATGGGCGTGCCGGTGCAATATACATGGTTCCCGCAGGTGATCGGCTTTGTGCGGCAAACGCTGAGCGCCGGCCGATGCGATCTGGTGATCGGCTTTGCGCAGGGGGACGAGCTGGTTCTGAACACCAACCATTACTATACCTCGACCCATGTGCTGGTGGTGCGGTCCGACAGCGATCTGACCGAGGTCGATCATCTGGCCGATCCGGCGCTGAAGGGGCGACGGATCGGGGTCGTCGCCGGTGCGCCGCCCACGACCCATGTCGCGCGGCTGGGGATGATGAACGACGCCAAGCCCTATGACCTGATGACCGACCGCCGCGTAGAAAACCCGGCGGGCGACATGTTGCAGGACGTGCAGGACGGGGTGACCGATGCCGCGCTGATGTGGGGCCCGATCGCCGGGCCGCTGGTCAAGGACAACCCCGAACTGACGATGATCCCGCTGCTGAAGGAATCCGGGCCGCCGCGCGTGTTCTTTCGCATCACCATGGGCGTCCGCGCGGGCGAGGATGTCTGGAAGCGGCAGATGAACAGCATGATCCGTCGCCATCAGGACGAGATCGACGCGATTCTGCGCGATGCCGGGGTGCCGCTGGTGGACGATTACGGCAAGTCGCTGAAGCCTGAAGCAGAGGCTGCCGAACTCTGA
- a CDS encoding 8-oxoguanine deaminase, whose protein sequence is MAATLIRNAQITVTMDADRSEPEGVSILIENGAIAAIGRDLHAPAGAEIVEATGLIVTPGLINTHHHLYQTLTRAVPGGQDALLFGWLRTLYPIWARYRPSDFVLAAQVGLAQLALSGCTMTSDHQYLFPNGARLDDTIHAARDTGLRFHATRGAMSIGESKGGLPPDALVEDEAAILKDCIRVIDAFHDPSPQAMTRVAVAPCSPFSVSRELMRDAALLARDKGVMLHTHLAENDEDVAYSLSSFGCRPGQYAEDLGWVGQDVWHAHCVRLNGDEIALFARSLTGVAHCPCSNCRLGSGIAPVRAMRDAGVRVGLGVDGSASNDAADLMSEARQAMLLQRVANGADAMSAREALEIATIGGAQVLGRADHLGSVEVGKRADLALWDAGTLPMAGGWDPVAALILCGPHRVRHLFVEGRQVVRDGVLTTLDGAELTRQSAEATARLAG, encoded by the coding sequence ATGGCCGCTACCCTGATCCGCAATGCGCAGATCACCGTGACCATGGATGCCGACCGCAGCGAGCCGGAAGGTGTGTCGATCCTGATCGAGAATGGCGCGATCGCCGCCATCGGTCGCGACCTGCACGCCCCGGCCGGGGCCGAGATCGTCGAGGCAACCGGGCTGATCGTCACGCCGGGGCTGATCAACACCCATCACCATCTTTACCAGACCCTGACCCGCGCCGTGCCGGGCGGGCAGGATGCGCTGCTGTTCGGCTGGCTGCGCACCCTTTATCCGATCTGGGCGCGCTATCGCCCGTCGGATTTCGTGCTGGCGGCGCAGGTCGGGCTGGCGCAACTGGCGCTGTCGGGCTGCACGATGACTTCGGATCATCAATATCTGTTTCCCAATGGCGCAAGGCTGGACGACACCATCCATGCCGCGCGCGATACCGGTCTGCGCTTTCACGCCACCCGCGGCGCGATGAGCATCGGCGAAAGCAAGGGTGGTCTGCCCCCCGATGCGCTGGTCGAGGATGAGGCGGCGATCCTGAAGGACTGCATCCGGGTCATCGACGCCTTTCACGACCCCTCGCCGCAGGCCATGACCCGCGTGGCGGTGGCGCCCTGTTCGCCCTTTTCGGTCAGCCGCGAGTTGATGCGCGATGCGGCCCTGCTGGCGCGCGACAAGGGCGTGATGCTGCATACCCATCTGGCCGAGAATGACGAGGATGTGGCCTACAGCCTGTCCAGTTTCGGCTGCCGTCCCGGTCAATATGCCGAGGATCTGGGCTGGGTGGGGCAGGATGTCTGGCACGCCCATTGCGTCAGGCTGAACGGTGACGAGATCGCCCTGTTCGCGCGCAGCCTGACCGGGGTGGCGCATTGCCCCTGTTCCAATTGCCGTCTGGGCTCGGGGATCGCGCCGGTGCGGGCGATGCGCGACGCGGGCGTGCGGGTCGGGCTGGGGGTCGATGGTTCGGCCTCGAACGACGCGGCGGACCTGATGAGCGAGGCGCGGCAGGCGATGCTGTTGCAGCGCGTGGCCAATGGCGCCGACGCGATGAGCGCGCGCGAGGCGCTGGAGATCGCCACCATCGGCGGCGCGCAGGTGCTGGGCCGGGCGGATCATCTGGGCTCGGTCGAGGTCGGCAAGCGCGCCGATCTGGCGCTGTGGGATGCGGGCACGCTGCCGATGGCGGGGGGCTGGGACCCGGTGGCCGCGCTGATTCTGTGCGGCCCGCACCGGGTCCGGCATCTGTTCGTCGAGGGCAGGCAGGTGGTCCGCGACGGCGTCCTGACCACACTGGACGGCGCGGAACTGACCCGCCAAAGCGCCGAAGCCACGGCCCGGCTGGCGGGCTGA
- a CDS encoding c-type cytochrome, methanol metabolism-related — protein sequence MRAAMPILALATLFTTAAFAQDQNVEPVNDDGVRWYNSDEIPTYKIEEDGTVDWPTFSGYRRYHAECHVCHGPDGEGSTYAPALKRSAMRMDYYDFYGAVASGIQKVGASDNQVMPAFGTNPNVMCYLDDIYTYLRARGTDAIPRGRPAQRADKSEDYTEAETNCMGG from the coding sequence ATGAGAGCCGCCATGCCGATCCTGGCATTAGCCACTCTGTTCACGACAGCCGCTTTTGCTCAGGATCAAAATGTCGAGCCGGTGAACGACGATGGTGTCCGCTGGTACAATTCGGATGAGATCCCGACATACAAGATCGAAGAGGATGGCACCGTCGATTGGCCGACCTTTTCCGGCTATCGCCGCTATCACGCGGAATGCCATGTTTGCCACGGCCCCGACGGCGAGGGCTCGACCTATGCGCCCGCGCTGAAAAGGTCGGCGATGCGGATGGATTACTATGATTTCTATGGCGCGGTCGCCAGCGGCATTCAGAAGGTCGGGGCGTCGGACAACCAGGTGATGCCCGCGTTCGGCACCAATCCCAACGTGATGTGCTATCTGGACGATATCTATACCTATCTGCGTGCGCGTGGGACCGATGCGATCCCGCGTGGCCGCCCGGCACAGCGTGCCGACAAGTCCGAAGACTATACGGAAGCAGAAACCAACTGCATGGGGGGTTGA
- a CDS encoding XRE family transcriptional regulator produces the protein MIYSKRQYGTSIDELEKLKGALSKTEAGPPGKDRVGNIEIEGLKHVITRLEADISFYDLLSSGQVTLRSFSLESLPSVLVQARIAAGMSQADLAAALAIKPHLVKQYEDTGYRGVPLARVTEICGILNVDASICFERGAGLHSAVYCWNSLDELIWQSLPVEEMARRRWFPLPQGADPVECARAYFMQAAGAGFATADHRKKLCTASLPDEYGLLAWQARILDLAKPIASSGQVADFSMSSSWLPDLVALIPQADGPQRASGILADNGIIHVMEDYMPGAGLDGATMLADSGHPVIGMTLRHDRLDNFWFTLFHQLGHVFLHLFRGLHFDFVDGEGGACRDPIEIQANQFAMAHLLPETLWADCQSRLSPTPEAVLQDAETLGIDAAIIAGRIRKERNNFRILSDLVGNGRVRALFDAR, from the coding sequence ATGATCTACAGCAAAAGGCAATATGGCACCTCGATAGACGAGTTGGAGAAACTGAAGGGCGCGCTGTCGAAAACCGAAGCCGGGCCACCGGGCAAGGACCGGGTCGGGAATATCGAGATCGAGGGACTGAAGCACGTCATCACCCGGCTGGAAGCGGATATTTCCTTTTACGATCTGCTCAGCTCCGGTCAGGTAACGCTGCGGTCATTCTCACTGGAATCCTTGCCCTCGGTGCTGGTTCAGGCCCGGATCGCGGCGGGGATGAGCCAGGCCGATCTGGCCGCCGCGCTGGCCATCAAACCCCATCTGGTCAAGCAATACGAGGATACCGGCTATCGCGGCGTGCCGCTGGCCCGCGTGACCGAGATTTGCGGAATCCTGAATGTGGACGCCTCAATCTGCTTTGAGCGCGGGGCGGGGCTGCACAGCGCGGTCTATTGCTGGAACAGTCTTGACGAGCTGATCTGGCAGTCGCTTCCGGTCGAGGAAATGGCAAGGCGGCGCTGGTTCCCGCTGCCCCAAGGCGCCGATCCGGTCGAATGCGCGCGCGCTTATTTCATGCAGGCCGCGGGCGCGGGTTTCGCGACAGCCGATCACCGCAAGAAACTGTGCACGGCCAGCCTGCCGGATGAATATGGGCTGCTGGCGTGGCAGGCGCGTATCCTCGACCTTGCCAAACCGATTGCATCCAGCGGGCAGGTCGCAGATTTTTCAATGAGCTCCAGTTGGTTGCCGGACCTTGTTGCGCTGATCCCGCAGGCGGACGGGCCGCAGCGCGCCAGCGGGATATTGGCTGACAACGGAATAATCCATGTTATGGAAGATTATATGCCGGGTGCGGGTCTGGACGGCGCGACGATGCTGGCGGACAGCGGCCATCCGGTGATCGGCATGACATTGCGCCATGATCGCCTTGATAACTTCTGGTTCACGCTGTTTCACCAGTTGGGTCATGTCTTTCTGCATCTGTTCCGGGGCCTGCATTTCGATTTTGTCGATGGCGAAGGCGGCGCCTGCCGGGACCCCATCGAGATTCAGGCCAATCAGTTCGCGATGGCCCATCTTCTGCCCGAAACCCTCTGGGCCGACTGCCAGTCGCGCCTGTCGCCCACACCCGAGGCGGTTTTGCAGGATGCCGAAACGCTGGGGATCGACGCCGCCATCATCGCCGGTCGCATCCGCAAGGAGCGGAACAATTTCCGCATCCTGTCCGATCTTGTCGGCAATGGCCGCGTGCGCGCCCTGTTCGACGCGCGATAA
- a CDS encoding PQQ-dependent catabolism-associated beta-propeller protein, producing MRFAAILACCTALTAGPALADKIFVSNEKGNSVTVLDADSLEVIHTITGMQRPRGITASPDGKVIYVCASDDDLVRVYDAETYEELPSLPSGPDPELFVLHPSGNPLFIANEDDNIVTVVDVETRQVLAEVPVGVEPEGMGVSPDGKIVVNTSETTNMAHMIDTETFEIVANVLVDSRPRFAEYSPDGSLLFVTAEIGGTVSVIDPVANEITKKIEFEVAGVLPEALQPVGLRVTADGSKAYVALGPANRVAVIDVASLEVTDYLLVGQRVWQLGFSPDGRFLYTTNGNSNDISVIDTETDTVTESVPVGEQPWGVVAVKSD from the coding sequence ATGAGATTTGCTGCGATATTGGCCTGCTGCACGGCGCTGACAGCCGGGCCGGCACTGGCCGACAAGATCTTCGTATCCAATGAAAAGGGCAATTCGGTCACGGTGCTGGATGCCGACAGCCTGGAGGTGATCCACACCATCACCGGGATGCAGCGCCCGCGCGGGATCACCGCCTCGCCCGATGGCAAGGTGATCTATGTCTGCGCCTCGGACGACGATCTGGTGCGGGTTTATGACGCGGAAACCTATGAGGAACTGCCGTCGCTGCCTTCGGGGCCGGACCCGGAACTGTTCGTGCTGCACCCGTCGGGCAACCCGCTGTTCATCGCCAATGAGGACGACAATATCGTCACCGTGGTCGATGTTGAAACCCGGCAGGTGCTGGCCGAGGTTCCGGTGGGGGTCGAACCCGAAGGCATGGGTGTCAGCCCAGATGGCAAGATCGTGGTCAACACGTCCGAGACCACCAACATGGCCCATATGATCGACACCGAGACCTTCGAGATCGTGGCCAATGTGCTGGTCGATTCGCGCCCGCGCTTTGCCGAATATTCGCCCGACGGATCGCTGCTGTTCGTGACGGCCGAGATCGGCGGCACGGTCAGCGTGATCGACCCGGTCGCCAACGAGATCACCAAGAAGATCGAATTCGAGGTCGCGGGCGTGCTGCCCGAGGCGTTGCAGCCCGTGGGCCTGCGGGTGACGGCGGACGGCAGCAAGGCCTATGTCGCGCTGGGGCCTGCCAACCGGGTCGCGGTGATCGACGTGGCCAGCCTTGAGGTCACGGATTATCTGCTGGTGGGGCAACGGGTCTGGCAGCTGGGCTTTTCGCCCGATGGCAGGTTCCTTTACACGACGAACGGCAATTCCAACGACATTTCGGTCATCGACACCGAAACCGACACGGTAACCGAGTCGGTGCCCGTGGGCGAACAGCCCTGGGGTGTCGTGGCGGTGAAATCAGACTGA
- a CDS encoding PepSY domain-containing protein, protein MKRILLAATLAAFAVPAFADDDPTDEQIARIDEVLAEMTCEVDPDNIEVEDDGSFDLDDVMCADGQYDIKLNADFTEKERRKE, encoded by the coding sequence ATGAAACGCATTCTTCTGGCCGCGACGCTGGCCGCCTTTGCCGTTCCGGCATTTGCCGATGACGATCCGACCGATGAACAGATCGCCCGCATCGACGAGGTGCTGGCCGAGATGACCTGCGAGGTCGATCCCGACAATATCGAGGTCGAGGATGACGGCAGCTTCGATCTTGACGATGTGATGTGCGCCGACGGACAATATGACATCAAGCTGAATGCCGACTTCACCGAGAAGGAGCGGCGCAAGGAATGA
- a CDS encoding sensor histidine kinase, whose product MTCQPSLRMRLWLGAAVLALLAVTAAGIGAWGLQRMQSHAAEAMAAQRRIEAYDALSVRVSQWMLGWMAPPGTVSGGPRPRPDNAPVRDALDHIDRLLGQDVEAATSEAEATIRARQSLNAARLRALFRQLDTTLRANPPDTPAGQAALAFHAAQSPGTVVAQVEHETRRRDVALASMEALRRPVLLAAAMIAAIAPLVLVGLYLVVLRPLFRRLSQATAFAPSMAMGDLPPGAAGHDELGLMFARLRQQAARIRRRRDRLETIVEERTAELSAANERLALVDLRRRRFFADVGHELRTPLTVIMGEAELGARHPDAETRASFDTIGTRAQRLFRRIEDLLRIARSESGQLELASESVDLAGVVQAALADLAPVLKRAGVSVSLDLPPDLAVQGDADWLRQVFAGLFENAAKYAGRGASVTVSARAGNGEAHITVADTGPGLPDGMGEAIFDRFTRDDESTGFGVGLALARWVVETSGGSVRLAGSGPGLALEMTLPLWKGG is encoded by the coding sequence ATGACCTGCCAGCCAAGCCTGCGGATGCGCCTGTGGCTGGGGGCGGCGGTGCTGGCGCTGCTGGCGGTCACGGCGGCCGGGATCGGCGCATGGGGGTTGCAGCGGATGCAGTCCCATGCCGCCGAGGCAATGGCTGCGCAGCGCCGGATCGAGGCTTATGACGCGCTGTCGGTCAGGGTCAGCCAATGGATGTTGGGCTGGATGGCGCCGCCGGGAACGGTCTCGGGCGGGCCGAGACCGCGGCCTGACAACGCCCCGGTTCGTGATGCGCTGGATCATATCGACCGGCTGCTGGGGCAGGATGTCGAGGCCGCGACGTCCGAGGCCGAGGCGACGATCCGCGCCCGCCAAAGCCTTAATGCCGCACGGTTGCGGGCGCTGTTCCGGCAGCTTGACACCACCTTGCGCGCCAACCCGCCCGATACGCCGGCAGGGCAGGCGGCGCTGGCCTTTCACGCCGCCCAATCGCCGGGCACCGTCGTTGCTCAGGTTGAACACGAAACCCGCCGCCGCGATGTGGCGCTGGCCTCGATGGAGGCGCTGCGCCGCCCGGTTCTGCTGGCCGCCGCGATGATCGCCGCCATTGCACCGCTGGTGCTGGTGGGGCTGTATCTGGTGGTGCTGCGCCCGCTGTTCCGGCGGCTGTCGCAGGCGACGGCCTTCGCGCCCTCGATGGCGATGGGGGATCTGCCGCCCGGCGCGGCGGGGCATGACGAGCTGGGGCTGATGTTCGCCCGGCTGCGGCAGCAGGCGGCGCGGATCAGGCGCCGCCGCGACCGGCTGGAAACCATCGTGGAGGAGCGCACGGCCGAGCTGTCCGCCGCGAATGAGCGGCTGGCGCTGGTCGATCTGCGCCGTCGCCGGTTCTTTGCCGATGTCGGCCACGAATTGCGCACGCCCCTGACCGTCATCATGGGAGAGGCCGAACTGGGCGCGCGGCACCCCGATGCCGAGACCCGCGCCTCTTTCGACACCATCGGCACGCGGGCGCAGCGCCTGTTCCGGCGGATCGAGGATCTGCTGCGGATCGCCCGGTCGGAAAGCGGGCAGCTTGAACTGGCCAGCGAAAGCGTCGATCTGGCCGGGGTGGTGCAGGCGGCGCTGGCCGATCTGGCCCCGGTGCTGAAACGCGCGGGCGTCAGCGTCAGTCTGGACCTGCCGCCTGATCTGGCGGTTCAGGGCGATGCGGACTGGCTGCGGCAGGTCTTTGCCGGTCTGTTCGAGAATGCGGCGAAATATGCCGGGCGCGGGGCCAGCGTCACCGTGTCCGCGCGGGCCGGGAATGGCGAGGCCCATATCACGGTCGCGGATACCGGGCCGGGCCTGCCCGACGGCATGGGCGAGGCGATCTTTGACCGCTTTACCCGCGACGACGAATCGACGGGTTTTGGCGTGGGCCTTGCTCTTGCCCGTTGGGTCGTGGAAACCTCGGGTGGCAGCGTGCGGCTGGCGGGGTCCGGTCCGGGACTTGCGCTGGAGATGACATTGCCGCTGTGGAAGGGGGGCTGA
- a CDS encoding ABC transporter permease, with protein sequence MKGWSIAFGGIARREFLRFIHQRERFLSALVRPLIWLFVFAAGFRSVLGLSITPPYRTYVLYEVYVTPGLCGMILLFAGMQSSLSMVYDRETGAMRSLLVSPYPRWFLLGSKLFASVLVAVLQVYAFLVIAWFWGIRPPWQGYLSALPALLLAGMMLGSLGLLISSAIRQLENFAGVMNFVIFPMFFASSALYPLWRLRESSVLLHDISAFNPFTHAVELIRFALYSRVEPLSLAVTAGCLLLFFGVTVFMYDPAKGLWRGRKGGGR encoded by the coding sequence ATGAAAGGCTGGAGCATTGCCTTTGGCGGCATCGCCCGCCGCGAATTCCTGCGCTTCATCCATCAGCGGGAACGGTTCCTGTCGGCGCTGGTGCGGCCGCTGATCTGGCTGTTCGTCTTTGCCGCCGGGTTCCGCTCGGTTCTGGGGCTGTCGATCACGCCGCCTTACCGGACCTATGTGCTGTACGAGGTCTATGTGACGCCGGGGCTGTGCGGGATGATCCTGCTGTTCGCGGGGATGCAGTCGTCGCTGTCGATGGTCTATGACCGCGAGACCGGGGCGATGCGCAGCCTGCTGGTCAGCCCCTATCCGCGCTGGTTCCTGCTGGGGTCCAAGCTGTTCGCCTCGGTGCTGGTGGCGGTGTTGCAGGTCTATGCCTTTCTGGTGATCGCGTGGTTCTGGGGCATCCGGCCACCGTGGCAGGGCTATCTGTCGGCGCTGCCCGCGCTGTTGCTGGCGGGGATGATGCTGGGATCGCTGGGGCTGCTGATCTCATCCGCGATCCGGCAGCTGGAGAATTTTGCAGGGGTGATGAATTTCGTGATCTTCCCGATGTTCTTCGCATCCTCGGCGCTGTATCCCTTGTGGCGGCTGCGTGAATCCAGCGTGCTGCTGCACGACATCAGCGCGTTCAACCCGTTCACCCATGCGGTGGAGTTGATCCGATTCGCGCTTTACAGCCGGGTCGAGCCGCTGTCCCTTGCCGTGACAGCAGGCTGTCTGCTGCTGTTCTTCGGCGTTACCGTATTCATGTATGATCCGGCCAAGGGCCTGTGGCGCGGCCGGAAAGGAGGAGGTCGATGA